A single genomic interval of Lepidochelys kempii isolate rLepKem1 chromosome 13, rLepKem1.hap2, whole genome shotgun sequence harbors:
- the LKAAEAR1 gene encoding protein LKAAEAR1 codes for MTARETATRKGTIIPKSRKSLLSLDVNAVSPQQRERYLAFAEPTEEPVKSMLASDIHMMDKMSHEHSMCERDAEQKKQARIIGLLKAAEARNRLRNVRLRFQNLRAQEINHLISCQKTARGAVRLEVFLPPRKNIQKLADNLDRVQRSRVEAILEDENGEIFIRRT; via the exons ATGACTGCAAGAGAAACAGCTACGCGCAAAGGGACAATTATTCCTAAATCCCGGAAGAGTTTACTTTCACTTGATGTAAATGCAGTGTCTCCACAGCAAAGAGAGAGGTATCTGGCATTTGCTGAGCCCACTGAGGAACCAGTGAAATCCATGCTGGCTTCAGACATTCATATGATGGATAAAATGTCACATGAGCACTCCATGTGTGAAAGAGACGCAGAGCAAAAGAAGCAGGCAAGGATCATTGGGCTTCTCAAGGCTGCAGAAGCCCGGAACCGCCTTCGAAACGTGAGACTCCGATTTCAGAACTTGAGA GCTCAGGAAATAAACCATCTGATATCCTGCCAGAAAACTGCCAGAGGCGCTGTGAGACTGGAGGTTTTTCTCCCACCCCGAAAGAACATTCAGAAACTAGCAGATAACTTGGACAGAGTTCAG AGGAGTAGAGTTGAAGCAATACTAGAAGATGAAAATGGCGAAATATTCATTAGAAGAACCTGA